In a single window of the Dryobates pubescens isolate bDryPub1 chromosome Z, bDryPub1.pri, whole genome shotgun sequence genome:
- the CHRNA6 gene encoding neuronal acetylcholine receptor subunit alpha-6 — translation MHPEMWLHWYYPAFCVGAFMFTSLIKDTTECESEERLFHKLFSQYNQFIRPVENVSDPVTVYFELAITQLTNVDEVNQIMETNLWLRHIWNDYKLRWDPREYNGIEFVRVPADKIWKPDIVLYNNAVGDFQVEGKTKALLRYDGMITWTPPAIFKSSCPMDITFFPFDHQNCSLKFGSWTYDKAKIDLLIIGSKVDMNDFWENSEWEIVDASGYKHDIKYNCCEEIYTDITYSFYIRRLPMFYTINLIIPCLFISFLTVLVFYLPSDCGEKVTLCISVLLSLTVFLLVITETIPSTSLVIPLVGEYLLFTMIFVTLSIVITVFVLNIHYRTPTTHTMPKWVKTIFLGLLPKVLLMQRPLEQQNKNISRKTKKGSVNTSGKSKHIKHKDTKLHKEQQCSHCDKATELPTTKRRQVSYQSLKWMSEHMEYSPEVKDVISNVQFIAENMRSQNETKEVEDDWKYVAMVIDRVFLWVFIILCVFGTAGLFIQPLIADT, via the exons ATGCATCCTGAGATGTGGCTGCATTGGTATTACCCTGCTTTCTGTGTGGGGGCATTCATGTTCACATCCTTGATTAAAG ATACTACAGAGTGTGAATCAGAAGAACGGCTATTTCACAAACTCTTCTCCCAGTACAACCAGTTCATCAGGCCAGTGGAAAATGTGTCTGATCCTGTTACGGTATATTTTGAATTGGCCATTACCCAGCTTACAAATGTG GACGAAGTCAACCAGATTATGGAAACAAACTTGTGGCTAAGACAT ATTTGGAATGACTACAAGTTGCGATGGGATCCCAGAGAATACAATGGAATTGAATTTGTTCGAGTACCAGCAGACAAAATTTGGAAACCAGATATTGTCTTGTATAATAA TGCTGTGGGAGATTTTCAAGTTGAAGGCAAGACCAAAGCCCTCCTTCGCTATGATGGAATGATTACTTGGACACCACCAGCCATTTTTAAAAGCTCCTGTCCCATGGATATtacctttttcccttttgatcATCAGAACTGTTCATTGAAATTTGGCTCATGGACCTATGACAAAGCTAAAATTGATCTTTTGATCATTGGATCCAAAGTAGATATGAATGACTTTTGGGAAAATAGTGAATGGGAAATAGTTGATGCTTCTGGCTATAAACATGACATCAAATATAACTGCTGCGAAGAGATTTACACAGACATAACATATTCTTTCTATATTCGAAGGCTGCCAATGTTTTACACCATCAATCTAATCATTCCCTGTCTCTTCATCTCTTTCCTGACTGTGTTAGTTTTTTACCTGCCATCTGACTGTGGTGAGAAAGTGACTCTTTGCATCTCTGTGCTCCTTTCTTTGACTGTATTTTTACTGGTGATCACAGAAACAATCCCATCCACCTCTTTAGTTATTCCTCTCGTAGGTGAATATTTACTTTTCACTATGATATTTGTGACTCTGTCGATTGTCATCACAGTATTTGTCCTGAATATACATTACAGGACTCCAACTACACACACAATGCCCAAATGGGTAAAAACCATCTTCCTTGGACTGCTGCCCAAAGTTCTGTTGATGCAGAGGCCACTagaacagcaaaataaaaacatctccaggaaaaccaaaaaaggATCAGTGAATACATCAGGCAAGTCAAAGCACATCAAACACAAAGATACCAAATTACATAAAGAGCAGCAATGCAGTCACTGTGATAAAGCAACTGAACTCCCTACAACCAAAAGAAGACAAGTGAGCTATCAGTCACTGAAATGGATGTCAGAGCACATGGAGTACTCTCCAGAAGTCAAGGATGTCATTAGTAATGTTCAGTTCATCGCAGAGAACATGAGGTCACAAAATGAAACCAAAGAG gtGGAAGATGATTGGAAATATGTGGCTATGGTGATAGATAGAGTATTTCTCTGGGTATTTATAATCCTTTGTGTGTTTGGAACTGCAGGGCTCTTTATCCAGCCACTAATAGCAGATACATAA